One Dunckerocampus dactyliophorus isolate RoL2022-P2 chromosome 15, RoL_Ddac_1.1, whole genome shotgun sequence genomic window, ttttggtttttttccacaaagctgGTGGCCATATACACACATCagaaagtcaattttgcataataggggagcTTAGTAATTATTTGCGTGTTTTTAACAAATTCATAATGATACTGcttcaaaataatacataacatttaGGATAAATATCTATTCATCACATCATTCATATAATTTTGGGGTTTTGGTGCAGCATGTATTTACTCAAGTGGGAGATAATTATTTGGGGCATGGTAAAAGAAACAATTTGAGGAAATAAGGAATCATGGTAATACCACCGGTGTAGCGCTATCACTATCAATGGGACCAACACTTACCGGTACTTGAAATATTAGTGATGATAAATGTAGCTTTGGAGAGAAGAGTAGACCTGGTTATTgtagacatatactgtacatgtacaatcATGAGTGAGTGATGATTCCCGACAGTAGTTGTGTTTATGATTCTGTTCAGATCACCAGTACCGACATGGAGAGCTCCAGCACGCTCTGGCAGTTCCTCCTGCAGCTGCTGCTCGACCAAAGCCACAGACATCTCATCTGCTGGACGTCCAACGATGGCGAGTTTAAGCTGCTCAAGTCAGAAGAGGTGGCCAAGCTGTGGGGACTAAGAAAGAACAAGACCAACATGAACTATGACAAGCTGAGCCGAGCTCTGCGTTACTACTACGATAAGGTAAACAATCTGCTTTTGGCATTAGAACGCAGTAGAATTAAGGTTCACTTCTTGTTCCGTTTACAGAACATCATCAAAAAAGTGATAGGCCAGAAGTTTGTCTACAAGTTTGTGTCGTTCCCGGATATTCTGAAGATGGACCCTGCTCCCGTGGAGTCTGGGCGGAGCGGTGATGATTGTGTGTCATCTGAGGCGGAGCCTGAGGAAGGGAGACGACAGTACCTCTGTACCAGCTCAATCAAGACAGAGGCTAGACATGATTGCCATGACGACAGCTCCACGGTCATCCGGTTCGTCACCAACCGCCACCCTTCCTCCCTCTCTTCCACACCTCCGACAACCTTGACGGAAACCTACCATTCTTCCAGGCTGTCTCCTCGCCAGGCATCCTCCATGCCAAAAAGCCCCATCCATAAAGAGACTGACCAGTCCCATCAGGATGCTCTACCTTTGAACCTGTCATCTGGTCAGAGGGAACGAGAGAGGTCACAGAGCATTAACAGCAAAAGTTCCAAATTCAGGAAACGCACAGACCTGGAAATCTCCTCTCCCTCCTTCGgcctgacaggaagtgatctTGTATCCATCGCACTCAAAAGCCCAGCACTTCCCTCTGGGTCCTTGACTCCTGCCTTCCTCAGTGCACAGGTACAAATTGTTGTGGAACACTTGTATCCATGCAGGGGGAGCGTGTGGTAGTTGGAAAGTTACACTCACAGGAAGAGGAAATGGTGAGAGGTGATTGCAAAGAGGGGAGGAGGTTTGTAAGTGAAGCCATATGTTCCAGAAGCTTGTGATTTACTGGCAACGGCACATTGACCAAACAGACACTGACGCAGACTGAGCAATGGTACCCTCCCGCGTAAAATAAAGGAACTTTTGTTGAGAAATAtgagcaaacaagtgagcaCGGCCTTGTGAAAAGCCAGTCAGGTAACTGAAAATGTGGTGATTTAGTAGTTATACTGAAATATTTACAAACTTAGCAAAAGTCGTCCTTTTCCTGTTTTGATTTCTACGGATGTCTTTTTAGGCTGCACATCAATTGGACTCAATTAGCTGCTCCCTTTCCTGGTTACCTCCAAGCAGTGAATGGGTGATACCAAATCAGGCGCTGGTTTATGCTGCAGCCATAAGCTACAAAATGGCTATGTTTGTTCTTGATGCCAAAATAAACACCAGCTTTCCATCTTAATGTATTTACcctctgtttttttgtctgtgcaGACTCCATCTGCTCTACTGCTCAGTCCTTCTTTGCTCTCCAACATCCACCACTTCTGGTCCAGCTTGAGTCAGGGGGGACCTACAAGTCCAGCCCACCTACATAGCCACGCCCCCCTCTTTCAGGTAAACTACACCTTGACAAAATGCCTCAATAGAGGTTCAAATTGTCCAATTGTTGCATCATATAAGATGTAGATGTCTTTTTTGTGGTATGTACTGactttgctgttgttgtgaaaATGTCCTGTAGTTTCCCACCCTGTTAAATGGACCAATTCCTTTGCCCAATGTGGATGCTCCTTTGCtgctctcctcttcctcacacAAGTCCTGCTGAAGGCGAACTGGGGCAAAatcgttgtttttttcttcttctgttttaAAGCCTACATCAGCTTAATGTGCCTAAAGAAAATGGAAATGTAAGCCGGCACGCTTCAGATAATACATTATCatcatttaaataatttatatgCTTAAAATGGGAACAAAATTGAACTATTTGACGCAACTGCGTTTATAAACCAGTTAAGTGACCTGGAAAAACTGATGACTGTACAAGATTTAAGGTTTCTATCACATTTCTCATGCTTTATATCTGCAGTGCCTTCTATGCTATAAGTAAATATTTTAGAATGTCATCATGATACAGAATtttaaatgcttattttttatACAGGAATGGTTTTCTaaattgtttgtgtgtgcagaatTCAAGCAGCAGTAAAACATCTGCAATTTAAATTGGTGTCGCAATTTGATTTTGTTGACCCCTAGTGGCCACTGACAacatctacaccaggggtcaccaacgtggtgccccccacgaccacatgaggtgcccgcaggcctgcttttcattcaggttttcagttaataatgtgagacactagaaagaaaagtattctgaaacataaaatgtgagttgtggataccagcattttgtgactgttttggtaaaacaagcatatttgatctgtttgggttgaaataaggtatgaaaatcatttctacaaaaatgagtagctcctggccattttcattttctaaaagtagctctcgcaagaaaaaacgttggtgacccctgatctacactGACAGCATGTAATGTTCATATTTGACTGTCGTTGAATTGGCGGTTgtggcttgaatgacgccccGAGCGGACCGAAGCTGTGCCGCCCACAAACACACCCACCCACCACCCACTACTTGTTTTTCTGTACAAAGacaattgttaaaaaaatgtattaaattataATATCGACTCACAATACCCtcctttttatttacatttttgtggtgaaattacatgtttgagactcttggtctccgatataattaatataatattttcaattaaatgttttattttttagcaaatactgtagtaattttgttttttaccttGTTCCACATCCCGTGGTGGACGTTTGACCACGTTTGAGCAGGGAGTTGATACAAGTTGCGAGTTGCTACTGGTTGGGGGCGCCCATCTGCCCCACATATGCGCCGACTTGATGAGGATATGATGAGCGCTGAGCATtactaaatattttttgttctttCCACCCTCGCGGCGCCCCTTGGAGAATGCCACCCTGGTAaattgcccatgtggcccatagctagaaccttaagtaatcatttatttataaaaaaaaatgttgtcatggtgattatagttttgcatgatTGACAGGTGTAATATTTTGGTACAGtttaaatatgtgaaaatatgatatatactttaaaaaatgttatataaaaTGTGATGTTCCAGTAAATCACAactgttaaaaaagaaaatgctgcACAGACTGATTATGAAACAGATTCAATTTAATTCCAA contains:
- the elk3 gene encoding ETS domain-containing protein Elk-3 isoform X2, yielding MESSSTLWQFLLQLLLDQSHRHLICWTSNDGEFKLLKSEEVAKLWGLRKNKTNMNYDKLSRALRYYYDKNIIKKVIGQKFVYKFVSFPDILKMDPAPVESGRSGDDCVSSEAEPEEGRRQYLCTSSIKTEARHDCHDDSSTVIRLSPRQASSMPKSPIHKETDQSHQDALPLNLSSGQRERERSQSINSKSSKFRKRTDLEISSPSFGLTGSDLVSIALKSPALPSGSLTPAFLSAQTPSALLLSPSLLSNIHHFWSSLSQGGPTSPAHLHSHAPLFQFPTLLNGPIPLPNVDAPLLLSSSSHKSC
- the elk3 gene encoding ETS domain-containing protein Elk-3 isoform X1 yields the protein MESSSTLWQFLLQLLLDQSHRHLICWTSNDGEFKLLKSEEVAKLWGLRKNKTNMNYDKLSRALRYYYDKNIIKKVIGQKFVYKFVSFPDILKMDPAPVESGRSGDDCVSSEAEPEEGRRQYLCTSSIKTEARHDCHDDSSTVIRFVTNRHPSSLSSTPPTTLTETYHSSRLSPRQASSMPKSPIHKETDQSHQDALPLNLSSGQRERERSQSINSKSSKFRKRTDLEISSPSFGLTGSDLVSIALKSPALPSGSLTPAFLSAQTPSALLLSPSLLSNIHHFWSSLSQGGPTSPAHLHSHAPLFQFPTLLNGPIPLPNVDAPLLLSSSSHKSC